ACCTTGATGCCGTGATTAAGATCAATGATGTCTAAATAGCCATAACCCAATTCATTTTCGCCATTTTTTATTATGGTCTTAAGATCGGTATAGATGACTCCACTGACAAGTAAGGGACGATCCTCTTGAATGGCTAACAACTGTGAATAAACTGAAGAAGGTGTAATATTAGAGCAGTCGCGAGTAAAGGCGGGACCTTCAACTTTATCAGGATCTGGAACTCTGACAAGGCCTTCAGGGTAGCGGTAACAAATGTCATTTTCATCAGATACAAACAATACTGCCAGTGCTGCATCGGCTCTGAAAAAACCCTGCTGACGAGCCAAAGCCATTGCATTACTTGATAGTCCTTGGCTCAAAGAAAAAAGACCTTCTTCACCGCCATCTGAATAAGAATCCCCTTTCATATTTAGAAAACTTTTTCCCAGGGAAGTGCTGATTTGCTCGACACTCATCTTATTTGAAGAGAGCACTAAGGGTTCACCTTGTAAGCTCCATAATTTTCCCGAAAAAGAACTGCGACTGCCATGGGCAGGCATAATGGCTATTTGATAATCCACCGCACTTGGTATTTCTTGAACTAGGGCCTTTATTTCAGCAGCAATTTTAGCTCGTTCCTCACTTAAGGATCCCGAAGTGTCGGCTACGATTAAAATATCAGTTTTTTTTGAAATCAATTCAGAAGCTTGGTTAAAACTGTCCGTATAACAAGTTTTGTAAAAACTAGGATCAGGATTATTATCCCCTTCACCCAAGTTTGCATTTCCCTGATCATTACCCTGGTCTATAATGGTTGAAGAGCTATCTTTTAGAGGAGGTTCGATGTCCATTTTAGCATTTTGGCAATTTTGAAAAACAATTATGAGGAAATAACTCAACAGTAGAACCCCCATTACTCTTATTTGTTTTAGCATAATTTCCCCTTCTAATACGGCATTGTGAATATTAGAATATTATAACCATTCTTGTTGAATTTTTTTAAAATTCATTGAACCTATATTAAATTGAGACAATTGACTCATTTTGCGACGACTGTTTTTTTAAACGAATCCGATTTATCAAGACAATTTGAAAAATAGTCTGCATTTACTTGGTTGGAACAACTGATTTAAATTGACTTGGAATGGCTCTCATTTTTTCTTTAAACTGTTTGTTAAAGCGTGAAAGATCTTGAAATCCAACCTCATGAGCGGCCTCGGTAACTGTCTCACCTTTTAATAATTTTAAACTGGCATCAAAGACTCTTAATTGATTACGATAAAACAGGGGTGAAATATCATAGGTAATTTTAAAGGCGCGACTGATGGGCGATGCTGTACTATTAATATTTTTGGCAATATCCCCTATGGAAATGGAGCTATTGAAGTTTAAATCAATCGCCCTTTTGACTTTAAGACTTAAAGGGATAAGCTTTTCTTCCTTATCGACTCGTTGGCCACTTTTCTTTATCTGATCAAAAATTTCACTATTAATTCCTGATTTGGTAAAGGGCAATTCGTAATTTAGTGGAAAAAGCGTCGCAAACTTTGGGGCTGTTTCTGGTGGCTCTGAAAACATCAATACTGATTTCCATTCAAACTGCCCGATGTTAAGACGCCAATCCAATATAGAAAAAGGGGGAATAAACAATCCCATATTGCCGATGACAGGCAGTGGCTGCCCATGACGAAATAGGGACAATAGGCCTTGTGGAAGATCCAGTGCATAGGCAAGACACCAAAAATTTGCAAGAGCATCAACTATCCGTGATGGTACAAATGTTTTTTGCGTATTTTCTAAATACAAATTACCATCTAAAAAACCAAAATACTTACTATCCATATAAGGTGTTTCGATTCTTTTGATCATAGGGGAGTAGTACTGTAAGTTATTCGGCGACTTATTCTTTGAGCTATTCTTCACATTTATCCCTGATTTGCGAGTTCTATAATCGTCTCACTGCTATAAATTCTTTCAGTAAAATATTAATCTGTCCAAAGTAATATCAAAAAACGCCTAGGTTTTCTGAAAACTAGGTCTTGACTAGCTAAATTTCTCTTTTTCAATTTTTTGATTCTCGATTAAGGACGCTAACTTGATAAACATAATAACAATTTTAAAAATTATTTGGGCAAAAAACCTCTTTTAGTCAGCAAAAACAATTGAATTTAAAAAAAGTGAATAAACTTTTATCATTTTCATTAAATTTAATTGAAAAAGACATTTCAAACTTAAGAAATTTTTGCTTCTCTAAAATACGCCGGGCTGATTGGTTCCTAAAGTGCAAAAATAAATCTAAAAAAAAGGAATAACAAAGCCATGAGCCTAAAACTAATAAAAAAATTAATTAAACTTTCCCACATTTTACCAAAACACACCCGACACTCGCTGCTGCGTGAATCTTTATCACTGCCCTGGGATCTAGACATTGGAATTCAATTTAAATTTATCACCGACCAAGGCGAATTTATGGAAGCGATTCGTATTCTGCATAGCGCTTATGTTGAAAAGTCCTACATGGATCCAGATCCACTGAAAATTCGCTTAACCCCTTATCATCTAATGCCAAGCACCCTGATGGCTATCGCCAAAATTGACGGCAAGGTAGCGGCAACCATGTCTTTGATTCGTGATAATCCCCTTGGCCTACCTATGGAAAAAATCTTTGATCTTTCACACCTGCGAACACGGGGCGAAGTGCTTTGTGAATTTTCCGCTTTAGCTATAGCACCAGAATATCGAGGCCAAGGCGGCTACCTTTTACATTCTTTTTTCCGTTTTTTCTATCGTTATATAAAAACCTGGTGCGGAGTCGATTACTTTGTAGCCGCTGTTAATCCATCAATGGCCGACCTTTATGAAGCTTTTTATCTGTTTGAACCCTGCGCCTTTTCGACCCCTATTGATTCGTATCAGTTTGTTAAAGGTGCTCCTGCAGTGCCTCTCACCCTGCCATTGAATGGATTCGAAACAAAGCTAAAGACTGTTTATCTGAAAAAAAATATAAAAAAAAATCTATTCCGTTTTCTGCAATCCTCCCATGCAAATTCCGATTTCTATCCAAATCATGAATATTTTCAAATCAAGAGCACCTTTATATCTCCAGAGTTCATTGTAAACCTAAGAACAGAAATACCTGATATAGAAACTCGATTCAGTGACAATGATAAATTACGAATTGCACAAAGCCTTGGATCAAGTTCCTTCGCTGATATTGGCCGCAATAGAACGCACGAAGCCCCAAGGATCCAAATAAATACGTCGACCCTAATATACCTGGAAAACACAACGAAACCTTCCCTGGCAAGAGTTTGTGATGTTTCTCTTGGAGGGATAAAACTCTATGTTGGAGCCAAGCAAAAAATAATAAAAGGCAATCAACAAATTCGCATTAAACTTGGACCTAATGTTTTTAGCAACGTCAAGTTTGAGCCTGTATGGCAAAATGAGCAAGGCTATGCCGGAGTTAAGCTCATCGAAACTGATCACGAATGGACCCGATTTGTTAACAAATTCAACGCTCAAGGGAACTCAACAGAAAATAATGAAACTGCAAAGATGGCGTCTTAATCTGAACCTTGCCAGGATTTTATCTAGAACCCCTTGGCCACAGAAAAAACTGGATTTGTTGAATAAAACTTTGTTCATTTATACGATCGAGTTGTTTATTTTGTTTTTTAAAATCCTCTAAAATTTAAAGACTTAGATAAATAAAGTCTTGACATCTACTTGCTCCTTGTTTTTCAAAGGTTTTTCATGGATAATAAAGTATGGAGAAACAATCCACTCTTTCTACTAGTGTAGATTCTGATCTTAAAAAGACACTTGCGGCTTTTTGTAAAAAGCGAGGGCTTAAAATTCAAAGCTTCGTTGAAAATGCCATTCGCGAGCAGCCTGAAGATGAAATCGATCTTGCTAGTTATGACGAACGAAAAAAAGAAGAAGAAATTTCCCTGTCTGCGGAACTTAAGAAAATTAAAAAATGAGT
The DNA window shown above is from Deltaproteobacteria bacterium and carries:
- a CDS encoding helix-turn-helix transcriptional regulator, producing the protein MKNSSKNKSPNNLQYYSPMIKRIETPYMDSKYFGFLDGNLYLENTQKTFVPSRIVDALANFWCLAYALDLPQGLLSLFRHGQPLPVIGNMGLFIPPFSILDWRLNIGQFEWKSVLMFSEPPETAPKFATLFPLNYELPFTKSGINSEIFDQIKKSGQRVDKEEKLIPLSLKVKRAIDLNFNSSISIGDIAKNINSTASPISRAFKITYDISPLFYRNQLRVFDASLKLLKGETVTEAAHEVGFQDLSRFNKQFKEKMRAIPSQFKSVVPTK